The Dehalococcoidales bacterium genome segment GCTGAAGGTCTGGGCTTGATGTCAATCTCGATGCCCGCTTCCCGGAACAGGTCAATAAATTCATCATCGTTGTACTTGCCGAAGCTGACAAACCGCCTGATGCGGGCGTTGACCAGCATCTTGGCGCAGAGCACGCACGGGGTGTGAGTGCAGTAGATGGTGCTGCCATCCAGGCTGACGGCATGGAGGGCAGCCTGGATGATGACATTCTGCTCGGCATGGATGGCGCGGCATATCTCATGGCGTTCCC includes the following:
- a CDS encoding cytidine/deoxycytidylate deaminase family protein, with amino-acid sequence MNGTSRPDLDEYFLKISSVVAERATCRRHHVGAVAVKDKHILTTGYNGAASGLKDCLELGCLRDELGIPSGERHEICRAIHAEQNVIIQAALHAVSLDGSTIYCTHTPCVLCAKMLVNARIRRFVSFGKYNDDEFIDLFREAGIEIDIKPRPSAQIGYLD